One window of Inquilinus sp. Marseille-Q2685 genomic DNA carries:
- a CDS encoding arginase family protein — MGHAILAEGIAGTALIRAPSNLGLRPLRPGHEPGTWRAPAVLTEAGLQARLAPARTVDLDRPRYSTEPQPGTVLRNGPAIRRFNEEVADAVDAALRDRLVPVVVGGDCSILIGCLAGARRHAELALVHLDGHSDFRHPGNYEDFPLHSAAGMDLALAIGLGDPLMLRWDGAPDPLVPAERAIQIGEREGRDPDWGWEDINDTAITRIDIFELLELGPEQALRRSFAVLDRTPEIPFWLHLDVDILDQAVMPAVDSPGSPGLDYDGLAALLRGFLASQRCIGLDITIYDPDLDPDGTYARGLVGMLADGLAPLTGARRRP, encoded by the coding sequence ATGGGACATGCAATCCTGGCCGAGGGTATCGCCGGCACCGCCCTGATCCGGGCGCCGTCGAATCTCGGCCTCCGGCCGCTGCGGCCGGGTCATGAGCCTGGCACCTGGCGGGCGCCGGCGGTGCTGACCGAGGCCGGGCTGCAGGCGCGGCTGGCGCCGGCGCGCACGGTCGATCTGGACCGGCCGCGCTACAGCACCGAACCGCAGCCCGGCACCGTGCTGCGCAACGGCCCGGCGATCCGCCGCTTCAACGAAGAGGTCGCCGACGCGGTCGACGCGGCGCTGCGCGACCGGCTGGTCCCGGTGGTGGTCGGCGGCGACTGCTCGATCCTGATCGGCTGCCTCGCCGGCGCCCGGCGGCATGCGGAGCTGGCGCTGGTCCATCTCGACGGCCACAGCGACTTCCGCCACCCCGGAAACTATGAGGACTTCCCGCTGCATTCGGCCGCCGGCATGGACCTGGCGCTGGCGATCGGCCTGGGCGACCCGCTGATGCTGCGCTGGGACGGCGCACCGGACCCGCTGGTGCCGGCGGAGCGGGCGATCCAGATCGGCGAGCGCGAGGGGCGGGACCCCGATTGGGGCTGGGAGGACATCAACGACACCGCGATCACCCGGATCGACATCTTCGAGCTGCTGGAGCTCGGGCCTGAGCAGGCGCTGCGCCGCAGCTTCGCGGTGCTGGACCGGACGCCGGAGATCCCGTTCTGGCTGCATCTCGACGTCGACATCCTCGACCAGGCGGTGATGCCGGCGGTGGATTCGCCCGGCAGCCCGGGGCTGGATTACGACGGGCTGGCGGCGCTGCTGCGCGGCTTCCTGGCCTCGCAGCGCTGCATCGGCCTCGACATCACCATCTACGACCCGGACCTCGACCCGGACGGGACGTATGCCCGCGGCCTGGTGGGGATGCTGGCCGATGGGCTGGCGCCGTTGACAGGCGCCCGCCGCCGGCCCTAG